A window from Phalacrocorax aristotelis chromosome 5, bGulAri2.1, whole genome shotgun sequence encodes these proteins:
- the LRRC4C gene encoding leucine-rich repeat-containing protein 4C, with translation MLNKMTLHPQQIMIGPRFNRALFDPLLVVLLALQLLVVAGLVRAQTCPSVCSCSNQFSKVICVRKNLRDVPDGISTNTRLLNLHENQIQIIKVNSFKHLRHLEILQLSRNHIRTIEIGAFNGLANLNTLELFDNRLTTIPNGAFVYLSKLKELWLRNNPIESIPSYAFNRIPSLRRLDLGELKRLSYISEGAFEGLSNLRYLNLAMCNLREIPNLTPLVKLDELDLSGNHLTAIRPGSFQGLMHLQKLWMIQSQIQVIERNAFDNLQSLVEINLAHNNLTLLPHDLFTPLRLERIHLHHNPWNCNCDILWLSWWIKDKAPSNTACCARCHTPPSLKGRYIGELDLNYFTCYAPVIVEPPADLNVTEGMAAEMKCRASTSLTSVSWITPNGSVMTHGAYRVRIAVLSDGTLNFTKVTVQDTGLYTCMVSNSVGNTTASATLNVTALDNPGYTYFSTVTVETVEPSQDEAQTTEQVGPTPVTSWETTNMTTSFTPQSTRSTEKTFTIPVTDANNGIPGIDEVMKTTKIIIGCFVAITLMAAVMLVIFYKMRKQHHRQNHHAPTRTVEIINVDDELTGDTPIESHLPMPAIEHEHLNHYNSYKSPFNHTTTVNTINSIHSSVHEPLLIRMNSKDNVQETQI, from the coding sequence ATGTTGAACAAGATGACCTTACATCCACAGCAGATAATGATAGGTCCTAGGTTTAACAGGGCCCTATTTGACCCCCTGCTTGTGGTGCTGCTGGCTCTTCAGCTTCTTGTGGTGGCTGGTCTAGTGAGGGCTCAAACTTGCCCTTctgtctgctcctgcagcaacCAGTTCAGTAAAGTGATTTGTGTACGGAAAAATCTGAGAGACGTGCCAGACGGCATCTCCACCAACACCCGGTTACTCAATCTCCATGAGAACCAGATCCAAATCATTAAAGTTAATAGCTTCAAGCACCTGAGGCACCTAGAaatcctgcagctcagcaggaaTCACATCAGAACAATTGAAATAGGGGCTTTCAATGGTCTGGCCAATCTCAACACTTTGGAACTCTTTGACAATCGTCTGACCACTATCCCAAATGGGGCTTTTGTATACCTGTCAAAACTGAAGGAACTGTGGTTGAGAAACAACCCTATTGAGAGCATCCCTTCTTATGCTTTTAACAGAATCCCTTCTCTCCGGAGGCTGGATTTGGGGGAACTGAAAAGGCTTTCATACATCTCAGAAGGTGCCTTTGAGGGTCTGTCTAACTTGAGGTATTTGAACCTTGCCATGTGCAATCTTCGAGAGATTCCTAACCTCACCCCACTTGTAAAACTGGATGAGTTAGATCTTTCTGGGAATCACCTGACTGCCATCCGGCCAGGTTCTTTCCAAGGGTTAATGCATCTTCAGAAATTGTGGATGATACAGTCCCAGATTCAAGTGATAGAAAGGAATGCTTTCGATAACCTTCAGTCACTTGTAGAGATCAATCTGGCACATAACAATCtaacactgctgcctcatgaCCTGTTCACACCACTCCGCCTAGAAAGGATCCACTTGCATCACAATCCTTGGAACTGCAACTGTGATATCCTTTGGCTCAGCTGGTGGATTAAAGACAAGGCACCCTCCAATACTGCGTGCTGCGCCCGTTGCCACACACCTCCCAGTTTAAAAGGAAGGTACATTGGTGAGCTGGACCTGAATTACTTCACATGTTATGCTCCAGTCATAGTGGAGCCACCAGCAGACCTCAACGTCACAGAAGGCATGGCTGCAGAGATGAAATGCCGGGCATCAACCTCCCTGACCTCTGTATCTTGGATTACTCCAAATGGATCTGTTATGACACATGGGGCGTACAGAGTTCGGATTGCTGTGCTCAGTGATGGCACATTAAATTTTACAAAGGTAACAGTGCAAGACACAGGTTTGTATACATGCATGGTGAGTAACTCTGTTGGGAATACTACAGCTTCTGCCACACTGAATGTGACTGCTCTGGATAACCCTGGTTACACATACTTTTCAACTGTCACAGTAGAGACTGTGGAACCTTCTCAGGATGAGGCACAGACCACAGAGCAGGTTGGGCCCACACCAGTTACCAGCTGGGAGACCACTAACATGACAACCTCATTCACTCCACAGAGCACAAGatcaacagaaaaaacattcaCCATTCCTGTGACAGATGCAAACAACGGGATCCCAGGAATAGATGAGGTTATGAAGACAACAAAAATTATAATTGGTTGTTTTGTGGCTATCACTCTCATGGCTGCTGTGATGCTGGTAATTTTCTACAAAATGAGGAAACAGCATCACCGGCAGAACCATCATGCTCCAACACGGACTGTAGAGATCATTAATGTGGATGACGAGCTTACAGGTGACACGCCCATAGAGAGTCACTTGCCCATGCCAGCAATAGAGCATGAGCACCTAAATCACTATAACTCTTATAAGTCTCCTTTCAACCACACAACAACAGTCAACACAATAAATTCAATACACAGTTCGGTGCATGAACCGTTATTGATCCGAATGAACTCAAAAGACAATGTACAAGAGACTCAAATCTAA